In a genomic window of Aggregatimonas sangjinii:
- a CDS encoding sugar transferase, producing MPVPIALFTYKRLDTLKQTIIHLRQNKMASESDLYIFCDGAKNPIDEPHVKKVHRYIESVDGFKKVYIVKSKKNRGCANSIIKGVSDVLAEHESVIVVEDDLFTTPNFLCFMNKALEVYQHNERVLSISGYSLDLDSKERRPNDTYFLPRGWPWGWATWKTRWENVDWEVKDYEEHRRSSKKRKEFSRGGSDLNRMLRKQMEGELDAWDIRWFYHQYKTDTLTLYPTHSKVINVGFDAMATHSKTSNKRFFPVLDESSSCDFKFNDEVEIDKETHRLFLTKMGLRARILAKVGYYLDKTVK from the coding sequence ATGCCTGTACCTATTGCACTCTTCACCTATAAAAGACTGGATACTCTAAAACAGACTATTATCCATTTGAGACAGAACAAAATGGCTTCTGAATCTGATTTGTATATTTTTTGCGATGGTGCCAAAAATCCTATCGACGAACCCCATGTGAAAAAGGTACATAGATATATCGAGAGTGTAGATGGTTTTAAAAAAGTATACATCGTAAAGTCAAAAAAAAATAGAGGTTGTGCCAATTCCATTATCAAAGGTGTATCCGATGTCTTGGCCGAGCACGAAAGTGTAATCGTCGTCGAAGACGATTTGTTTACTACCCCCAATTTTCTTTGCTTTATGAATAAGGCACTTGAGGTTTATCAACACAATGAGAGAGTTTTGTCTATCTCTGGGTATTCACTGGATTTGGACAGCAAGGAAAGAAGACCAAATGACACCTACTTTCTTCCTAGGGGTTGGCCGTGGGGCTGGGCCACTTGGAAAACCAGATGGGAAAATGTTGACTGGGAAGTTAAAGATTATGAAGAACACAGGCGAAGCTCCAAAAAGAGAAAAGAATTCTCTCGTGGAGGTTCGGACTTGAACCGAATGCTTCGGAAACAGATGGAGGGAGAGTTGGATGCTTGGGATATCAGATGGTTTTACCACCAGTACAAAACCGATACTTTGACTCTGTACCCGACTCATTCCAAGGTGATTAACGTGGGGTTTGATGCCATGGCCACGCACAGCAAAACATCAAATAAGAGATTCTTTCCTGTCCTTGACGAGTCTTCTTCCTGCGATTTTAAATTTAACGATGAGGTTGAAATTGACAAGGAAACACACCGTCTTTTTTTGACCAAGATGGGCCTTAGGGCCAGGATTCTAGCCAAAGTTGGATATTATTTGGATAAGACCGTCAAATAA
- a CDS encoding glycosyltransferase family 2 protein, which translates to MNPVVIGIPTYKRPIMLEKLILSIYDSQINQDLIDTICIVVVDNDKGRTAESVIKSLKKKCAPPFTLHYFNFAKKGLTHVRNEILKQSLKFNPEYIAFVDDDEYVTRNWLNELVKTMIHMNADMVLGPNLPVFEKAVPEYIARWFYVENFETNTQIELVESNNLLIKAKFLNDHKLRFDSRFDQTGGEDTFFGVQAIQKGARIFWSHNAIVYETIPEKRATLKWVMRRIYRAASTFTYILKLKKAYVMLVRKFFISILYLGFGICSLVFLPFSSKHKYLGLIKISEALGGFAGMINIRYKEYATDN; encoded by the coding sequence AGACCGATAATGCTTGAGAAATTGATTCTCAGTATTTACGATAGCCAGATAAACCAAGATTTGATTGATACCATATGTATTGTAGTAGTTGATAACGATAAGGGACGTACAGCGGAGTCTGTAATTAAATCCCTCAAGAAGAAATGTGCCCCTCCTTTTACGCTTCACTATTTCAACTTCGCTAAGAAAGGCCTTACGCATGTGAGAAATGAGATTTTAAAACAATCATTGAAATTTAATCCAGAATATATCGCATTTGTCGATGATGATGAATATGTCACTAGAAATTGGTTAAATGAACTTGTTAAAACAATGATTCATATGAATGCCGATATGGTTCTTGGGCCTAATCTTCCTGTTTTTGAAAAAGCAGTTCCGGAATATATCGCACGTTGGTTCTATGTGGAAAATTTCGAAACAAATACACAGATAGAACTCGTTGAATCAAATAACCTACTGATAAAAGCCAAGTTTCTTAATGACCATAAACTCCGTTTCGATTCTAGATTTGATCAAACGGGCGGGGAAGATACTTTTTTTGGTGTTCAGGCCATTCAAAAAGGAGCTCGAATTTTTTGGTCACACAATGCCATTGTATACGAAACAATACCTGAAAAAAGAGCTACCTTAAAATGGGTGATGCGCAGAATTTACAGGGCAGCATCGACTTTTACGTATATTCTTAAGTTAAAAAAAGCATATGTAATGCTTGTAAGGAAATTCTTCATCAGCATACTTTATTTAGGATTCGGAATTTGCAGTTTGGTCTTTTTACCATTTTCTAGTAAACATAAATACTTGGGATTGATTAAAATCAGTGAAGCACTCGGAGGTTTTGCGGGAATGATAAATATTAGGTACAAAGAATATGCAACCGATAATTGA